A genome region from Leptodactylus fuscus isolate aLepFus1 chromosome 6, aLepFus1.hap2, whole genome shotgun sequence includes the following:
- the ATP5PD gene encoding ATP synthase peripheral stalk subunit d, mitochondrial — protein MAGRRAAIKAVDWLAFAERVPPNQKAMFNALKTRSDTIAGKLTSLPTKPPTIDWAHYRTAIAKAGLVDEFETKFNSTTVPEPKDTQTEKINAQEQEATKAALAYIEESKARVAHYEKELAKFRNMIPFDQMTIEDVNEAFPETKLDKEKYVYWPHKPISEL, from the exons ATGGCTGGTCGAAGAGCTGCAATCAAGGCTGTGGACTGGTTGGCATTCGCAGAAAGGGTTCCCCCCAACCAGAAGGCAATGTTCAATGCGCTGAAGACTCGCAGCGATACCATAGCCGGAAA ATTGACTTCTCTCCCAACCAAGCCTCCTACCATTGACTGGGCACACTACCGTACTGCAATAGCCAAGGCCGGCTTGGTGGATGAGTTTGAGACTAAG TTCAATTCCACTACTGTGCCAGAGCCTAAGGATACTCAGACAGAGAAGATTAACGCACAGGAGCAGGAAGCT acTAAAGCTGCTTTAGCCTATATTGAGGAATCGAAAGCCAGGGTGGCACATTACGAGAAAGAG CTGGCCAAGTTCAGGAACATGATTCCCTTTGACCAGATGACCATTGAAGATGTAAATGAGGCTTTCCCCGAGACCAAGTTGGATAAAGAGAAATACGTCTACTGGCCACACAAGCCCATCTCTGAGTTATAA